In a single window of the Candidatus Nanosynbacter featherlites genome:
- a CDS encoding aminoacyl--tRNA ligase-related protein — MSQLFTKTSKTAPSDEMAKNAQLLIQAGYVHKTMAGVYSYTPLGLRVLENIKRIVREEMNAIDSQELIMSSLQRKELWTETGRWSDELVDVWFKSHLQDGTEVGFGWTHEEPIIELLRNYLKSYKDLPISVYQFQNKLRNELRAKSGIMRGREFIMKDMYSVHATREDLDVYYEAVIAAYKRCYDRLGIDQDTYVTFASGGAFTKFSHEFQTICEAGEDYVYLHRGKNIAVNEEVIDDAIVELGVDRSELEKVKTAEVGNIFNFGTQKSEEMKLVFTGEDGQQHYAYMGSYGIGITRVMGVIVEKFADEKGLVWTENIAPFKLQLVAIGERGGELANQLYGTLMKAGVEVLYDDRAERPGVKFADAELMGMPWRVTISDRGIDSGEFELTSRQTGETVTKSYDELVAFFID, encoded by the coding sequence ATGAGCCAATTATTTACCAAAACCAGCAAAACTGCGCCAAGTGACGAGATGGCGAAGAATGCGCAGTTGTTGATTCAGGCTGGCTATGTGCACAAAACGATGGCTGGTGTGTATTCGTACACGCCGTTAGGGCTGCGTGTGTTGGAGAATATTAAGCGCATTGTGCGGGAAGAGATGAACGCGATTGACAGCCAAGAGCTCATCATGAGCAGTTTGCAGCGTAAGGAGCTGTGGACTGAGACGGGGCGGTGGAGTGATGAATTGGTTGATGTTTGGTTTAAGTCTCATCTACAGGATGGTACTGAGGTGGGCTTTGGCTGGACGCACGAAGAACCCATCATTGAACTACTGCGTAATTACCTCAAGAGCTACAAAGATTTGCCAATTAGTGTGTATCAATTTCAGAACAAATTGAGAAATGAGCTCAGAGCTAAGAGTGGTATCATGCGCGGACGTGAATTTATCATGAAAGATATGTATTCGGTGCACGCTACCCGAGAGGATTTGGATGTGTATTATGAGGCGGTCATCGCAGCGTATAAGCGGTGCTATGATCGGCTGGGGATTGACCAGGACACTTACGTGACGTTTGCTAGTGGCGGGGCATTTACCAAGTTTAGCCACGAATTTCAGACGATTTGTGAGGCGGGTGAGGACTATGTCTACTTGCACCGCGGGAAGAACATTGCGGTAAATGAGGAAGTGATTGACGATGCTATTGTAGAGTTGGGCGTTGACCGTAGCGAGCTGGAGAAGGTCAAAACAGCTGAAGTTGGCAATATTTTCAACTTTGGTACGCAAAAATCAGAGGAGATGAAACTGGTCTTCACTGGTGAAGATGGCCAACAGCACTATGCCTATATGGGCAGTTATGGCATCGGTATCACGCGTGTTATGGGTGTGATCGTCGAGAAGTTTGCTGACGAGAAAGGTTTGGTGTGGACTGAAAACATCGCGCCGTTTAAGCTGCAACTAGTAGCAATCGGTGAACGCGGTGGTGAGTTGGCAAATCAGCTGTATGGCACGTTGATGAAGGCAGGTGTAGAGGTGTTGTATGACGACAGGGCTGAGCGACCGGGTGTGAAGTTTGCTGACGCTGAACTGATGGGTATGCCGTGGCGCGTGACCATCAGTGACCGAGGGATTGACAGCGGCGAGTTTGAATTAACCAGCCGTCAGACTGGCGAAACCGTCACCAAGAGCTATGACGAACTGGTAGCATTTTTCATTGATTAG
- the greA gene encoding transcription elongation factor GreA, with the protein MNKKYQITDSGRKELEKELAELKSRRGEIAEKIAEARSFGDLSENAEYDAAREEQGLLETRVIEIEDILQHASIIKSADATVVGLGSAVELKNSDKTVTYTVVGPVEADPMEGKISDESPIGQALMGKKVGDEVTISTPKGEIVYTISSLL; encoded by the coding sequence ATGAATAAGAAATATCAGATCACTGATTCGGGCCGGAAAGAACTAGAAAAAGAGCTGGCAGAACTTAAGAGCCGCCGAGGAGAGATTGCAGAAAAAATTGCAGAAGCACGAAGCTTTGGCGACCTCAGCGAAAATGCTGAATATGATGCCGCTCGTGAAGAGCAGGGACTATTGGAAACGCGTGTTATTGAGATTGAAGATATTTTGCAACATGCTTCAATCATTAAGAGTGCTGACGCAACTGTTGTTGGCCTGGGTAGTGCTGTCGAGCTGAAGAATAGCGACAAAACGGTTACCTACACGGTGGTAGGTCCTGTTGAGGCAGACCCAATGGAGGGCAAGATATCTGACGAGTCGCCAATTGGTCAGGCACTGATGGGCAAGAAAGTCGGCGATGAAGTGACGATTTCTACGCCTAAGGGTGAAATTGTCTATACGATATCCTCTCTGTTATAA
- a CDS encoding lysine--tRNA ligase, with amino-acid sequence MATLQDYRNERLRKLETLRELGIDPYPAKSARTHMCAEVLARYDELAGQEVVVAGRIVSIRSFGKLAFIKLRDQSGDVQLYLQRDDVAELDASRGVLGMKQLKLLDTGDFVEARGVMTITQTGEKSVGVRELRLLTKSLRPMPEKLENKEERFRRRYVDMNVNPEVRQRFVRRSKFWQATRDYLNQHGFTEVNVPVLEHTTGGADANPFVTHMDALNNQQFYLRISHELPLKRLIGAGFEKVYDLGPRFRNENYSDEHLPEHIAMEWYAAYWDWKQGMCFMEAMYKDVLQKTFGTLQFQLGKFNVDMSGEWEVWDYAEVINKHYGIDVYNTTIDEVAAKLKEHGLEVEKTDSIPRGIDKLWKNIRKDVAGPVWLVNTPKFISPLSKTDPENPQTVERFQPVIAGSELGNGFSELNDPIDQLNRFVEQQQMRDAGDDEAMMLDIDYVEMLEYGMPPACGWGYSERVFWIFEGVTAREGVPFPQLRHEIDETTRAIYPQVKL; translated from the coding sequence ATGGCTACATTACAAGATTATCGAAACGAACGGTTACGAAAATTAGAAACCCTGCGAGAACTAGGTATTGATCCATATCCAGCAAAGTCGGCACGGACGCATATGTGTGCTGAGGTCCTGGCGCGGTATGATGAACTGGCGGGCCAGGAAGTGGTTGTGGCAGGGCGCATCGTGTCGATTCGCAGTTTTGGCAAGCTAGCGTTCATCAAACTGCGCGATCAGTCTGGTGACGTGCAACTATATTTGCAGCGTGATGACGTGGCGGAATTGGACGCTAGCCGCGGCGTGTTGGGTATGAAACAGCTGAAGCTTCTGGATACGGGTGATTTTGTCGAGGCGCGCGGAGTGATGACGATAACGCAGACTGGCGAGAAGTCGGTTGGTGTGCGTGAGCTAAGGCTACTAACCAAGTCGCTACGGCCGATGCCTGAAAAGCTCGAGAACAAAGAAGAGCGTTTCCGCCGCCGCTATGTCGATATGAATGTTAATCCAGAGGTGCGCCAGCGGTTTGTTCGCCGCAGCAAGTTTTGGCAGGCGACGCGTGATTATCTGAACCAGCACGGCTTTACGGAGGTGAATGTGCCAGTGCTGGAACACACCACCGGCGGTGCTGATGCTAACCCATTTGTGACACATATGGACGCGCTGAATAATCAGCAGTTTTACTTGCGTATTTCTCACGAGTTGCCGCTGAAGCGGTTGATTGGCGCTGGGTTTGAGAAGGTTTATGACCTCGGGCCGCGTTTTCGCAATGAGAATTATTCAGATGAGCATTTACCAGAGCACATCGCTATGGAGTGGTACGCTGCGTACTGGGACTGGAAGCAGGGTATGTGTTTTATGGAGGCAATGTATAAAGACGTGCTTCAAAAAACGTTTGGTACGTTGCAATTTCAACTGGGTAAATTTAATGTTGATATGAGCGGCGAGTGGGAAGTTTGGGATTATGCTGAGGTGATCAACAAGCACTATGGCATTGATGTATACAATACGACAATTGACGAGGTGGCCGCCAAGTTGAAAGAGCATGGCTTGGAAGTGGAAAAGACCGATTCCATCCCGCGTGGTATTGATAAATTGTGGAAGAATATTCGTAAAGATGTGGCGGGGCCGGTGTGGTTGGTGAATACGCCAAAGTTCATCAGTCCGCTGTCTAAGACTGACCCCGAGAATCCGCAGACGGTGGAGCGTTTCCAGCCAGTAATCGCTGGGTCGGAGCTGGGCAATGGCTTCTCTGAGCTGAATGACCCGATTGATCAGTTGAATCGTTTTGTCGAGCAGCAACAGATGCGCGATGCGGGCGATGACGAGGCGATGATGTTGGACATCGACTATGTGGAGATGTTGGAGTACGGTATGCCGCCAGCTTGCGGTTGGGGTTACTCTGAGCGGGTGTTTTGGATTTTTGAAGGCGTGACGGCGCGCGAAGGTGTGCCATTCCCACAGCTACGTCATGAGATTGATGAGACAACGCGAGCGATTTATCCGCAGGTGAAGTTGTAA
- a CDS encoding DUF2207 domain-containing protein produces MKRFILGILIAGSLLAGSGQAALAAQTDNFTITKFDAEYSLGRDSENRSTLAATWRITAHFLPNQNRGIAPIFVKKYDNHPTNFSLQSVTDGQGVSLEHTWNGDELRIGKKDVYVQGEKTYVIKFTQHDVTRHYDNTGRDEFYWDVIGNEWRVPMQNVRVSVKFDESLQAARAGEAFCYVGAHGSRQRCNVSGDKGEIVTNANRLDRREGITMAVGFTGGTFAGYQETLSEKLIKIWATVQTIVSSLAVILMLLLVWRYRRLFGRYRELKPIPPEYLPPKQASVMTSAYILKNYEALAVKGSAKVAQLLDLAVRHYIKLYEVKKASFLRSAQYEIEIVKDLKELRPEESEVVRDMFGSSMPKPGQRLNLKKLQNNLSYAARTRDDDTNLKNLARGKYALCEQTLANKRIVQKWALWIFVISVLLLSPMLLIVAGIMFTLSFGWSLTDEGLALRRYLAGLKMYIGVAEAERLQMLQSPEGAEKVKVDASDEKQLVKLYERVLPYAVLFGQEKEWSKQLGRYYEQVGEQPDWYSGQGAFNAAAFAAGMNSLSSVASSASDYSSTSGGSTGGGFAGGGGGGGGGGGW; encoded by the coding sequence ATGAAGCGATTTATATTGGGGATACTAATCGCTGGATCTCTGCTGGCTGGATCTGGCCAAGCAGCGCTTGCAGCGCAGACGGACAATTTTACCATTACTAAATTTGATGCAGAGTATTCGCTGGGTCGCGACAGTGAAAACCGTTCGACATTGGCGGCAACGTGGCGAATTACTGCTCATTTTTTGCCCAACCAAAACCGTGGCATTGCACCAATATTTGTGAAGAAATATGATAATCATCCGACGAATTTTTCGTTGCAATCGGTGACTGATGGACAGGGTGTGTCGCTGGAGCATACGTGGAATGGCGACGAGCTAAGAATTGGCAAGAAAGACGTTTACGTTCAGGGTGAAAAAACCTACGTCATCAAGTTTACTCAGCATGATGTGACCAGGCATTATGACAATACGGGGCGTGATGAGTTCTACTGGGACGTCATCGGCAATGAGTGGCGAGTACCGATGCAAAATGTACGCGTGTCTGTGAAATTTGACGAGTCACTTCAGGCAGCGCGAGCGGGTGAGGCGTTTTGTTATGTTGGTGCGCATGGTTCGAGGCAGCGGTGTAATGTCAGTGGCGATAAGGGCGAAATTGTGACAAATGCGAATCGGTTGGATCGCCGTGAAGGTATAACGATGGCGGTTGGTTTTACTGGGGGTACGTTTGCCGGGTATCAGGAGACGTTGAGTGAAAAGTTGATAAAAATTTGGGCAACGGTGCAGACGATAGTAAGTAGTTTGGCGGTTATATTGATGCTGTTGTTGGTCTGGCGCTACCGGCGGTTATTTGGTAGGTACCGTGAACTCAAACCAATTCCGCCAGAGTATTTGCCACCAAAACAGGCGAGTGTGATGACCTCAGCGTATATTTTGAAAAATTACGAGGCTCTGGCGGTCAAAGGGTCAGCCAAGGTGGCGCAGTTGTTGGATTTGGCAGTGCGGCACTATATCAAGCTGTATGAAGTGAAAAAGGCGTCGTTTTTGCGGTCGGCGCAGTACGAAATTGAAATCGTTAAAGATTTGAAAGAGCTGAGACCCGAAGAGTCCGAGGTCGTTCGGGACATGTTTGGTTCATCGATGCCGAAGCCAGGTCAGCGGCTAAATCTGAAAAAGCTACAGAATAATTTATCGTATGCGGCGCGGACACGAGATGATGATACAAATTTGAAGAATTTAGCTCGTGGTAAATATGCCTTGTGTGAACAAACACTCGCGAATAAGCGGATCGTGCAGAAGTGGGCTTTGTGGATTTTTGTTATTAGTGTATTGTTGCTGTCGCCGATGTTACTGATTGTGGCGGGAATAATGTTTACTCTGTCATTTGGCTGGTCGTTGACTGACGAGGGCTTGGCACTCAGGCGATATTTGGCAGGATTAAAGATGTACATTGGCGTGGCTGAAGCTGAGCGTTTACAGATGCTACAGAGTCCTGAGGGTGCGGAAAAAGTCAAGGTTGATGCGTCTGACGAGAAGCAATTGGTGAAATTGTACGAGCGGGTATTGCCGTATGCGGTGCTGTTTGGACAGGAAAAAGAGTGGAGTAAGCAGCTGGGTCGGTACTATGAGCAGGTTGGTGAGCAGCCAGATTGGTACAGTGGTCAGGGCGCGTTCAATGCGGCGGCATTTGCGGCTGGGATGAATAGCCTGTCGAGCGTGGCCAGTAGCGCCAGTGATTACTCATCGACCTCTGGTGGCTCAACTGGCGGCGGCTTCGCTGGCGGCGGCGGAGGTGGCGGCGGAGGTGGCGGCTGGTAA
- a CDS encoding CNNM domain-containing protein has product MPDVLLLALAAVLLVLSGSFSGLNIGLMMARPDDLRRKARQGDVIAARVYRYRKDGYYLIFCILLGNVGVNTAMSILLGNMTNGVIGGLIATLLITMFGEILPQAIFTQRGYQITRYFFWLLDVIYVLFWPLAHPMSKLLNRWVGKEAPQLYSHQELEQIIHEHAERSDSPVDYDESRIAAGALQFSKKTAGDLVTPMSEVFTVGLDDELDATLLAQIKHAGHSRIPVCDDGRLAGILYVKDVVGRELPLPISQLYRDKIHDIDARSRLDTVLSRFIQTRNHLFVVMDDEKELGIITLEDVIEEILDQEIEDEYDEK; this is encoded by the coding sequence ATGCCTGACGTTCTATTGTTAGCATTGGCGGCGGTTCTGCTGGTATTATCGGGCTCGTTCTCGGGCTTGAACATTGGGCTGATGATGGCGCGGCCAGATGATTTGAGGCGCAAAGCCAGACAGGGCGATGTGATCGCTGCGCGGGTGTATCGCTACCGCAAGGATGGTTATTATCTGATCTTTTGTATTTTATTGGGCAATGTCGGCGTCAATACGGCGATGTCAATTTTGCTAGGTAATATGACGAACGGCGTGATTGGTGGGTTGATTGCCACGCTGCTGATCACGATGTTTGGCGAGATTTTGCCGCAGGCGATTTTTACGCAGCGCGGCTATCAGATTACGCGTTATTTCTTCTGGCTGCTGGATGTGATTTATGTATTATTTTGGCCACTGGCTCATCCAATGTCAAAGCTACTGAACCGTTGGGTGGGCAAGGAGGCGCCACAGCTGTACTCACACCAAGAGCTGGAACAGATTATTCACGAACATGCTGAGCGGTCGGACAGCCCAGTTGATTATGACGAAAGCCGGATCGCGGCGGGTGCGCTGCAATTTAGTAAAAAGACAGCTGGTGATTTGGTGACGCCGATGAGTGAGGTGTTTACGGTGGGGTTGGATGATGAGCTGGATGCAACACTGCTGGCGCAGATCAAGCACGCTGGACATTCGCGGATCCCCGTCTGTGATGACGGCCGGTTGGCGGGAATTTTGTATGTGAAGGATGTGGTGGGGCGCGAGCTGCCGCTGCCGATTAGCCAATTGTACCGTGACAAGATTCATGACATTGATGCACGGTCGCGGCTGGACACGGTGCTGAGCCGATTTATCCAAACCCGCAATCATTTGTTTGTGGTGATGGATGACGAGAAGGAGCTGGGCATCATCACGCTGGAGGATGTGATTGAAGAGATTTTGGATCAGGAAATTGAGGACGAGTACGACGAGAAATAG
- a CDS encoding ABC transporter permease has product MRRIDIINRARRNLRQSKGRTILTALAISVGAFTIGLALMAGEGGRLYTNSIVDAAGDKRVIMVGKKVESEKKEELPEYGSSAEETDKNKALAARSKYSLNDKDLEKIRQTPHVKTVTPAYSTDGVAYAKSSANDKKFALTVAVKMDRTRAELAAGTLEDFMPKPGEIIIPNDYVKQLGFKDAQSAIGQTITLGVRSAVQGGNVAKEVSFKIAAVDKKSDTILFYEPMLRISTADAKAIYEFSHDKSQPNQYSTAIALVDDEKNVDAAKDVIGKDYSAYSIQDIRKALLTMVNVAQAALAAFGGLALLASVFGIINTMYISVLERTSQIGLMKALGMRGRDIGKLFRYEAAWVGLLGGLIGVGLASLVTLLNPVITNALGLSAGTNLLVINPLQIGLLVFGLVVMAVISGWLPSRKATKLDPIEALRTE; this is encoded by the coding sequence ATGAGAAGAATCGATATCATCAATCGGGCGAGGCGAAACCTTCGCCAGTCAAAGGGTCGGACGATTTTGACGGCATTGGCGATTTCCGTCGGGGCGTTCACGATTGGTTTGGCCTTGATGGCTGGTGAGGGTGGTCGGCTGTATACTAACAGTATCGTTGATGCGGCTGGTGATAAAAGAGTAATTATGGTCGGTAAAAAGGTGGAGTCGGAAAAGAAAGAGGAATTACCAGAATATGGTAGTTCAGCAGAAGAAACTGACAAGAATAAAGCATTGGCAGCACGCAGCAAATATTCGCTCAACGATAAGGACCTGGAGAAGATCCGACAAACACCGCACGTAAAAACGGTAACGCCAGCATATTCAACTGATGGCGTGGCCTATGCTAAAAGCTCAGCTAATGATAAAAAATTTGCATTGACAGTGGCTGTCAAAATGGACAGGACTCGGGCAGAATTGGCGGCGGGAACTTTGGAAGATTTTATGCCAAAGCCAGGTGAGATTATCATCCCGAATGATTATGTGAAGCAGTTGGGTTTCAAAGATGCGCAGTCGGCGATTGGCCAAACAATAACCTTGGGTGTGCGTAGTGCAGTGCAGGGTGGTAATGTCGCCAAAGAAGTGTCGTTCAAGATTGCGGCAGTCGACAAAAAATCAGACACCATTTTGTTTTATGAGCCAATGCTGAGAATCTCGACGGCTGATGCTAAGGCTATCTATGAATTCAGTCACGACAAGAGCCAGCCAAACCAGTATTCAACGGCGATTGCTTTGGTGGATGACGAGAAGAACGTTGATGCTGCTAAAGACGTGATCGGTAAAGATTATAGTGCATACTCAATTCAGGATATTAGAAAAGCACTACTGACAATGGTTAATGTAGCTCAAGCGGCACTGGCGGCATTTGGTGGATTGGCACTGCTGGCAAGCGTGTTTGGGATTATTAACACTATGTATATTTCGGTGTTGGAGCGTACCAGCCAAATCGGTTTGATGAAAGCATTGGGAATGCGTGGTCGAGATATTGGTAAATTATTCCGTTATGAAGCGGCGTGGGTTGGACTGCTGGGAGGTTTGATTGGCGTCGGGCTGGCGAGTTTGGTGACGCTGTTGAACCCGGTGATTACTAATGCTTTGGGCCTGAGCGCAGGGACGAATCTACTGGTTATCAATCCGCTGCAGATTGGGCTACTGGTATTTGGACTAGTGGTGATGGCGGTAATCTCTGGCTGGTTACCAAGTCGTAAGGCGACAAAATTAGACCCAATTGAGGCATTGAGGACGGAGTAG
- a CDS encoding ABC transporter ATP-binding protein — protein MIELKNVTKIYGKKKNQFTALKNVSLTIPTGASVAILGKSGSGKSTLMHAISGLDKPQKGQVIIDGQDILQLKSKRVDEFRAKKIGFIFQSFFVQGNESVVDNVSLPLEIARVPRKKRAHKINAALKAVDLYDKRKNRAKDLSGGQKQRLAIARAIVGDPQIIFADEPTGNLDSETGAKVEELLFDYNKQKGVTLIVVTHDADLAKKCDHQIIIKDGRVEKSTVPGGIKHGR, from the coding sequence ATGATTGAACTAAAGAATGTGACGAAAATTTACGGCAAAAAGAAAAACCAATTTACGGCGCTAAAGAATGTCAGCTTGACCATTCCGACAGGGGCTAGTGTGGCAATCCTCGGTAAATCTGGCTCAGGAAAATCGACGCTGATGCATGCCATCTCAGGCTTGGACAAGCCGCAAAAAGGTCAAGTTATCATTGACGGACAAGATATCTTGCAACTAAAGTCAAAGCGTGTTGATGAATTTCGCGCCAAGAAAATCGGCTTTATCTTCCAGAGTTTCTTTGTCCAGGGCAATGAGAGCGTGGTTGATAATGTCAGTTTGCCGCTGGAAATTGCGCGGGTACCACGGAAAAAGCGAGCGCATAAAATCAACGCGGCGCTTAAGGCAGTAGACCTGTACGATAAGCGCAAAAACCGCGCCAAAGACTTGTCAGGCGGGCAAAAGCAGCGCTTGGCCATCGCTCGGGCGATTGTCGGTGATCCACAAATCATTTTTGCTGACGAACCGACTGGTAACTTGGACAGTGAAACAGGCGCGAAAGTGGAAGAATTGTTGTTTGATTACAACAAACAAAAGGGTGTGACGTTAATCGTGGTGACACATGACGCTGATTTGGCGAAAAAATGTGATCATCAAATTATCATCAAAGACGGTCGTGTCGAGAAATCAACCGTACCAGGAGGAATAAAACATGGACGCTAG
- a CDS encoding PadR family transcriptional regulator: MDASAYAESLAIQLRKGFLVYCVLLVCAKQPQYAGDIVKQMSESDLMVVEGTIYPLLSRLQRYGYLKHEWQESEQGPPRKYYSLTDTGAQLVDELKDRIKMLNTSLKNLEKGAKR, encoded by the coding sequence ATGGACGCTAGTGCTTACGCTGAGAGTTTGGCGATTCAACTCCGTAAAGGATTCCTGGTATACTGTGTGTTGTTGGTATGTGCTAAGCAGCCGCAATATGCTGGCGACATCGTCAAGCAAATGAGCGAATCAGATTTGATGGTGGTAGAAGGCACGATTTATCCGCTACTCAGCCGCTTGCAGAGATATGGCTACCTCAAGCACGAATGGCAAGAGAGCGAGCAGGGGCCGCCGCGCAAATATTATTCACTTACTGACACTGGCGCGCAGCTAGTGGATGAATTGAAAGATCGTATAAAAATGTTGAACACTTCGCTAAAAAATCTTGAGAAAGGAGCAAAGCGATGA
- a CDS encoding PspC domain-containing protein: MKEITRIHLAKTPFSVEVDAKKSLEQYLDSIQKNMHAEPEAMREIEARMVELLAERGVSKDGVISHDDVLAVQKQMGEPQDFADGEVPEMSDDAAEAGASKPTKRLMRDPDNAILGGVCAGIAAYWGINPLWVRLLFIFSPFITLGASLLIYIVLWISMPEAQTAAEKLQMRGEEVTLDSLKNFSFTDNKKTQVKNTFIKVSQVFVSLMLIMITFGLLVAVPVGLFAGVSVISWMDGFAAQPWALGLLISALVGGAAAVTLFGVLTASAIKWKFTRTALIAVVISTVIGAFCISSSAIFGTQTLRELARDEERLTKTMTVELPKNLEGVKYADVTSNGLVDRQVISSQETKVEVKYFSRKDGKAPKVQAVVEGDTLKINIEHDSQLSCLNESFFWGVHCGGITRVTVYGSLQLKPGDQGSGDSVPYPGSSRTNGAFL, translated from the coding sequence ATGAAAGAAATAACCAGAATCCATTTGGCAAAAACGCCGTTTAGTGTAGAGGTTGATGCCAAAAAATCATTGGAGCAATACCTTGATTCAATTCAGAAAAATATGCACGCAGAGCCAGAGGCTATGCGCGAAATTGAGGCGCGAATGGTGGAGCTTTTGGCGGAACGCGGCGTGTCGAAGGACGGTGTCATTAGCCACGATGATGTTTTGGCGGTGCAAAAACAGATGGGTGAGCCGCAGGATTTTGCCGATGGCGAAGTGCCAGAGATGAGTGACGACGCAGCTGAGGCCGGTGCAAGTAAGCCAACTAAGCGACTGATGCGCGACCCGGATAACGCAATTTTGGGTGGCGTGTGTGCTGGAATTGCTGCCTACTGGGGGATTAATCCTTTGTGGGTACGATTGTTATTCATTTTTTCACCGTTTATTACCCTCGGTGCCTCACTACTGATTTATATCGTACTGTGGATCAGTATGCCAGAAGCGCAGACGGCGGCTGAAAAGTTACAGATGCGGGGAGAAGAGGTGACGCTGGATAGTCTGAAAAATTTTTCTTTCACCGATAATAAAAAGACCCAGGTGAAAAACACGTTCATCAAAGTCTCGCAGGTATTTGTTTCACTTATGTTAATCATGATCACCTTTGGATTATTAGTCGCTGTACCAGTGGGGTTATTTGCTGGTGTAAGTGTCATTAGCTGGATGGATGGTTTTGCGGCACAGCCGTGGGCTTTAGGCTTGCTGATTTCTGCACTTGTTGGCGGTGCTGCTGCGGTGACGCTGTTTGGCGTGTTGACGGCTAGCGCAATCAAGTGGAAATTTACGCGAACAGCACTGATTGCGGTGGTGATTAGCACTGTTATTGGGGCATTTTGTATCTCAAGCTCGGCGATCTTTGGCACGCAAACCTTGCGAGAGCTGGCGCGGGATGAAGAGCGTTTGACAAAAACAATGACCGTGGAGCTACCAAAGAATCTTGAAGGCGTTAAATATGCTGATGTAACCAGTAATGGTCTAGTTGATAGGCAAGTCATATCATCTCAAGAAACCAAAGTTGAAGTAAAATATTTCTCACGTAAAGATGGTAAGGCGCCAAAAGTACAAGCTGTTGTAGAAGGTGACACGCTTAAAATCAATATTGAACATGATTCGCAGTTATCTTGTTTGAATGAATCATTCTTCTGGGGTGTCCACTGTGGTGGTATCACAAGGGTTACTGTATACGGATCGTTGCAATTGAAGCCGGGAGACCAAGGCTCTGGTGACAGTGTTCCGTACCCAGGTTCATCACGAACCAATGGCGCATTTTTGTAG
- a CDS encoding undecaprenyl-diphosphate phosphatase, with amino-acid sequence MSWWQAIVLGIIEGITEFLPISSTGHLTIAEKLMGMPLDDEGLIAFTAIIQIGAIAAAIIYFWQDIQRVLIAWWRGLWWKRARRKFDYKYGWAIIIGSVPIAVVGLVFKDEIETVLRSLWFVAGALIVWSGVMWLADNYATAKRVEKDTTWKDTLVIGLGQCLSLVPGVSRSGATISVGLLRGFDRVTVTKLSFFLGIPALVAAGLLEVITKYKHISGGVGWMSTIIATVVSFGVGYVAVAWLLKFVQNNNFRSFIVYRFVLGLLLMVLLGAGIISHV; translated from the coding sequence ATGAGTTGGTGGCAGGCAATTGTGCTAGGAATTATCGAGGGGATTACCGAATTCCTGCCTATTTCTAGCACAGGTCACTTGACCATTGCTGAGAAATTGATGGGTATGCCCCTGGACGATGAGGGTCTGATTGCTTTTACGGCGATTATTCAGATTGGGGCTATAGCGGCGGCGATTATTTATTTTTGGCAGGATATTCAGCGAGTGTTGATCGCGTGGTGGCGTGGTTTGTGGTGGAAACGGGCACGACGGAAATTTGACTACAAATACGGTTGGGCGATCATCATCGGTTCAGTGCCAATCGCGGTAGTGGGGCTGGTGTTCAAAGATGAAATTGAGACGGTACTGCGTAGTTTGTGGTTCGTGGCTGGTGCGTTGATCGTCTGGAGCGGCGTGATGTGGCTGGCTGATAACTATGCCACTGCCAAACGCGTTGAAAAGGATACGACATGGAAAGACACACTCGTCATTGGTTTAGGTCAATGTCTGTCGTTAGTCCCTGGCGTGAGTCGATCTGGCGCCACGATATCAGTGGGGTTGTTGCGCGGGTTTGACCGAGTGACGGTGACAAAATTGAGCTTTTTCTTGGGCATTCCGGCTTTGGTGGCAGCGGGACTGCTGGAGGTTATCACTAAATATAAGCATATTTCTGGCGGCGTTGGCTGGATGTCAACCATCATTGCGACGGTGGTTTCGTTTGGCGTGGGATACGTGGCAGTCGCATGGCTACTTAAATTCGTCCAAAACAATAATTTTCGCTCATTCATCGTCTACCGATTTGTGTTAGGATTGCTGTTGATGGTGTTACTGGGCGCGGGCATAATCTCTCACGTTTAA